The following coding sequences are from one uncultured Bacteroides sp. window:
- a CDS encoding glycosyltransferase N-terminal domain-containing protein — MLYNLAIAVYDFLVHIMAPFSRKPRKMMKGHWVVYELLRQQVEKDARYIWFHAASLGEFEQGRPLIEKIRTKYPEYKILLTFFSPSGYEVRKNYRGADIVCYLPFDKPRNVKKFLSIITPVMAFFIKYEFWKNYLDELNRNCIPVYSVSSIFRKDQVFFKWYGGTYRNVLRNFDHLFVQNETSKRFLARIGIDKTTVVGDTRFDRVLQIREEAKDLPLVSLFKEDSLTLVTGSSWAPDEDLFLEYFNNHPELKLIIAPHVIDENHLVEIISKLKRPYVRYTRADEQNVKKADCLIIDCFGLLSSIYRYGEIAYIGGGFGTGIHNTLEAAVYGVPVIFGPKYQKYMEAVQLIEAKGAFSIKDYIELEALLNKLLQDEMFLREAGTNAGYYVTSNAGATDRILSMINF; from the coding sequence ATGCTTTATAATCTTGCAATAGCAGTCTATGACTTTTTGGTTCATATAATGGCTCCTTTCAGTCGTAAACCGCGTAAAATGATGAAGGGCCATTGGGTGGTTTATGAGCTACTTAGGCAACAGGTAGAAAAAGATGCTAGATATATTTGGTTTCATGCCGCTTCATTAGGTGAATTTGAACAAGGACGTCCATTGATCGAGAAGATAAGAACAAAGTATCCTGAATATAAAATTCTTCTTACTTTTTTTTCTCCATCCGGATATGAGGTTCGTAAGAATTATCGCGGTGCGGATATTGTGTGTTACTTACCTTTTGATAAACCTCGTAATGTGAAAAAGTTCTTGTCTATAATCACTCCGGTGATGGCTTTTTTCATTAAATATGAGTTTTGGAAGAACTATCTGGATGAACTAAATAGAAATTGTATTCCGGTTTATAGTGTTTCCTCTATTTTTCGGAAAGATCAGGTGTTCTTTAAATGGTATGGAGGAACGTATCGTAATGTCTTGAGAAACTTTGATCATTTATTTGTTCAAAATGAAACATCTAAACGTTTTTTGGCACGTATTGGTATTGATAAAACAACGGTAGTAGGAGATACTCGTTTTGATCGTGTTTTGCAGATTCGTGAAGAAGCGAAAGATTTGCCTCTTGTTTCCTTGTTTAAAGAGGATTCATTAACCTTGGTGACAGGTAGTTCTTGGGCGCCTGATGAAGATCTTTTCTTAGAATATTTTAATAATCACCCGGAGTTAAAATTGATTATTGCTCCTCATGTGATAGATGAAAATCACTTGGTTGAGATTATAAGTAAACTTAAGCGCCCTTATGTGCGATATACACGTGCTGACGAACAAAATGTGAAAAAAGCGGATTGCTTGATTATTGATTGTTTTGGTTTACTATCTTCTATATATCGTTATGGAGAAATTGCATATATCGGCGGAGGATTTGGGACAGGAATTCATAATACTCTAGAAGCTGCCGTTTATGGGGTCCCTGTAATCTTTGGACCCAAATATCAAAAATACATGGAGGCTGTTCAACTTATTGAAGCTAAAGGTGCATTTTCTATAAAGGATTATATTGAATTGGAAGCATTGCTTAATAAGCTTTTGCAAGATGAAATGTTTTTGCGGGAGGCTGGAACAAATGCCGGCTATTATGTCACTAGTAATGCAGGGGCTACCGATAGAATCTTGTCAATGATTAATTTCTAA